A stretch of the Chitiniphilus purpureus genome encodes the following:
- a CDS encoding peptidylprolyl isomerase yields MGKKVWWGIAAIAVGAWGWWSLGQEPERAMNVVCETTKGRMQIVVRPDWSPRGAARFLQLVDEGAFTGMPLFRCVDNFLCQFGYALPQAKLRAYPPIEDDPARPDLRPFKRGFVSFAGNGAHSRSQHLFITLGESVQALGSMPWETPIGYVTAPSMAKTVSRFTTEYGDIPPWGAGPDPQRIPAPDGADYLRRDFPRLDYIQRCARG; encoded by the coding sequence GTGGGCAAGAAGGTGTGGTGGGGAATCGCGGCGATCGCTGTCGGCGCCTGGGGCTGGTGGAGCCTGGGGCAGGAACCGGAGCGCGCCATGAACGTGGTCTGCGAGACCACCAAGGGCCGGATGCAGATCGTGGTGCGCCCGGACTGGAGCCCGCGCGGCGCGGCGCGCTTCCTGCAGCTGGTCGACGAGGGCGCCTTCACCGGCATGCCCTTGTTCCGTTGCGTGGACAATTTCCTGTGTCAGTTCGGCTATGCGCTGCCGCAGGCCAAGCTGCGCGCCTACCCACCGATCGAGGACGATCCGGCGCGGCCCGATCTGCGTCCGTTCAAGCGTGGCTTTGTCAGCTTTGCCGGCAACGGCGCACATTCGCGCTCCCAGCACCTATTCATCACGCTGGGCGAATCGGTCCAGGCGTTGGGCAGCATGCCGTGGGAGACACCGATCGGTTATGTCACCGCGCCGTCGATGGCCAAGACCGTCAGCCGCTTCACCACCGAATACGGCGACATCCCGCCGTGGGGTGCCGGGCCCGACCCGCAGCGCATCCCGGCCCCCGATGGGGCCGACTACCTGCGCCGCGACTTCCCGCGGCTCGACTACATCCAGCGCTGCGCGCGCGGCTGA
- a CDS encoding PD-(D/E)XK nuclease family protein produces the protein MSLPDPPLLTLAELAALPADDTVVVTVNNRLARRLSGELARHAPAGVAAQARVLPLSAWLEALLESALFLPDAPPLPARRLDSFGARLLWADTIRAAETARPLLDERRLAALAEEADALADEWRIGLDAPDAGEETQRFALWRQRYRRQLAKLDADDATGRAEQVLALLTAGGLALPSQLIWAGFRDLSPRQAALWHALAGQGVAQARLADPPVAAAPQRFTALDPQAEWRAAAAWAAEQLTADPQGRYAILAPQLEGVAPFARRVLLQTLGETVPFNVSVARPLCDWPLAHAALGWLSVLTLRTDYRPAQLGAALLAGHCAGDLAEAGERARLDAQWRRRGVLVLSTADWLRELFACPRLSNAWPAAQAALSGRAARCDTWAQRFAAALTALGFPGDRPLDSAAYQVLDAFSALLARFAGLAAPAGTLDAAGAVQLLVRLAQDTPFQPERDPGSRLDVLGLLEAEGERWDGIWLLGLTDEALPAPARPNPLLPLSGLKRAGAPRATPERELDYARALFAALLQCAPQVIVSHAERDGERELRASPLIAALAATEWHPRPAPAVVPLPLDALDDEAGPPLGERDQVAGGTQILEAQAKNPLWAFARYRLGATALPRHAEQVAPPVRGRFLHGVLEQVWRMLGDQAALLAARADGSLPTLIATAVAEAARQTLGELPAAVRELEIARAGQVAADWLALEAARLPFAVTALEAPHSWRRGPLTLKLRLDRLDTLPGGGAVIVDYKTGNVLDTAGWGRARPTNLQLPLYAAVLGEGVQGLLLARLNAREVAAKGLAAEALGLPGVLLPDALGAGNPLAGLAWDGILARWRSSIETLADEFAAGHAVNVSQGAGDLEFCDVLPFLRITLDREESEA, from the coding sequence ATGTCCTTGCCCGATCCGCCCCTGCTGACCCTTGCCGAACTGGCCGCGCTGCCGGCCGACGACACGGTGGTGGTCACCGTCAACAACCGGCTCGCGCGTCGGTTGTCCGGCGAACTGGCACGTCACGCGCCAGCCGGGGTCGCGGCACAGGCCCGGGTGCTGCCGCTGTCGGCGTGGCTGGAGGCATTGCTGGAGTCTGCCCTCTTCCTGCCCGATGCGCCGCCGTTGCCGGCACGGCGGTTGGATAGCTTCGGAGCACGCTTGCTGTGGGCGGACACCATCCGGGCCGCCGAGACCGCGCGGCCGTTGCTGGATGAGCGGCGCCTGGCGGCATTGGCCGAGGAGGCGGACGCGCTGGCCGATGAATGGCGCATCGGTTTGGATGCCCCGGATGCGGGCGAGGAGACACAGCGCTTTGCGCTGTGGCGGCAGCGCTACCGGCGCCAGCTGGCGAAGCTGGACGCGGATGATGCGACCGGGCGCGCCGAACAGGTGCTGGCCTTGCTCACCGCAGGCGGCCTCGCCTTGCCGTCACAGCTGATCTGGGCCGGATTCCGCGACTTGTCACCCCGTCAGGCAGCGCTGTGGCACGCGCTGGCCGGGCAGGGGGTGGCCCAGGCGCGACTGGCCGATCCACCAGTAGCGGCCGCGCCGCAGCGTTTTACCGCGCTCGATCCACAGGCCGAATGGCGCGCCGCCGCCGCGTGGGCCGCCGAGCAGCTGACCGCCGATCCGCAAGGGCGCTACGCCATCCTGGCACCGCAGCTCGAAGGCGTGGCGCCGTTCGCTAGACGGGTGCTGCTGCAGACCTTGGGCGAGACGGTGCCTTTCAACGTGTCGGTGGCCCGGCCACTGTGCGACTGGCCGCTTGCGCATGCCGCGCTCGGTTGGCTGTCGGTGCTGACGCTGCGCACCGACTACCGGCCGGCGCAGCTGGGTGCCGCATTGCTTGCCGGCCATTGTGCCGGCGATCTGGCCGAGGCCGGCGAACGGGCGCGCCTGGATGCGCAGTGGCGCCGGCGCGGCGTGCTGGTGCTGTCCACGGCGGACTGGCTGCGGGAGCTGTTCGCCTGTCCCCGGCTCTCCAATGCCTGGCCGGCAGCGCAGGCGGCACTTTCCGGGCGTGCCGCACGTTGTGACACCTGGGCCCAGCGCTTTGCCGCGGCATTGACGGCGCTGGGCTTTCCGGGGGATCGCCCGCTTGACAGCGCCGCCTACCAGGTGCTCGACGCCTTTTCGGCGCTGCTCGCACGCTTTGCCGGGCTGGCCGCGCCGGCCGGCACGCTGGATGCGGCCGGCGCGGTGCAACTGCTGGTACGACTGGCGCAGGACACGCCGTTCCAGCCGGAACGCGATCCGGGCAGCCGGCTTGACGTGCTCGGCCTGCTCGAAGCGGAGGGCGAACGCTGGGACGGCATCTGGCTGCTGGGGCTGACCGACGAGGCGCTGCCGGCGCCGGCGCGCCCCAATCCGCTGCTGCCGCTGTCCGGACTCAAGCGCGCCGGCGCACCGCGTGCCACGCCCGAGCGCGAACTGGACTACGCCCGGGCGCTGTTTGCCGCGCTGCTGCAATGCGCACCGCAGGTGATCGTCAGCCACGCCGAACGCGACGGCGAGCGCGAGCTGCGTGCCTCGCCACTGATCGCCGCGCTGGCTGCCACCGAATGGCACCCCCGGCCCGCCCCGGCGGTCGTGCCGCTGCCGCTGGATGCACTGGACGACGAGGCGGGGCCGCCGCTGGGTGAACGTGACCAGGTGGCGGGTGGCACGCAGATCCTCGAAGCGCAGGCCAAGAATCCCTTGTGGGCCTTCGCCCGCTACCGTCTCGGCGCCACCGCCTTGCCGCGTCATGCGGAGCAGGTGGCGCCGCCGGTGCGCGGCCGCTTTCTGCACGGGGTGCTGGAGCAGGTGTGGCGGATGCTGGGCGATCAGGCCGCCCTGCTGGCCGCGCGCGCGGACGGCAGCCTGCCGACACTGATCGCCACCGCGGTGGCGGAGGCGGCGCGCCAGACGCTGGGCGAGCTGCCCGCGGCGGTGCGCGAACTCGAGATCGCCCGCGCCGGGCAGGTGGCGGCCGACTGGCTGGCGCTGGAGGCGGCACGCCTGCCGTTCGCGGTGACGGCACTGGAGGCACCGCACAGCTGGCGGCGCGGGCCACTGACGTTGAAGCTGCGGCTGGACCGGCTCGACACGCTGCCCGGGGGCGGCGCGGTGATCGTCGACTACAAGACCGGCAATGTGCTCGACACCGCCGGATGGGGCCGCGCGCGGCCGACCAATCTGCAGCTGCCGCTGTATGCCGCGGTGTTGGGGGAGGGCGTGCAAGGCTTGCTGCTGGCGCGGCTCAACGCCCGCGAGGTGGCGGCCAAGGGCTTGGCGGCCGAGGCGCTCGGCCTGCCCGGCGTGCTGCTGCCGGATGCATTGGGTGCAGGCAATCCGCTCGCCGGGCTTGCCTGGGATGGCATCCTGGCGCGCTGGCGCAGCAGCATCGAGACACTGGCCGACGAATTCGCCGCCGGGCACGCCGTCAATGTCTCCCAGGGGGCTGGCGATCTGGAGTTCTGCGACGTGTTGCCTTTCCTGCGGATCACACTCGATCGCGAGGAGAGCGAGGCGTGA
- a CDS encoding UvrD-helicase domain-containing protein: MSPLQPSDAAARQAALDPTRSFLVQAPAGSGKTELLTDRILALLATVQRPEEIVAITFTRKAAAEMHARVMAKLVAAQGPEPASANGRQSWQLARAALACDARLGWQLLAHPGRLAIQTIDSFCASLVRRMPYLSQLGGMPGTVDDAWPYYTAAARATLALADDASYGAPVRALLAHLDVNLTATEQLLAQMLASRDQWLPLLGGAEREMLEANLAAVVGEALQSLARAMPLGWLHELPPLARAAAQCLEPDAPGVLTPLLDWHGPLPATPEALPQWRALAQLLLTASGGLRRQLTRQIGFPAQCAHKAPMLEWLGRHLPDADWIARLAEVAELPPAHYNDAQWRILEALLSTLRLAAAQLQLAFAAASEVDFIEIAQRALAALGEADDPSELLLRLDARIRHLLIDEFQDTSQPQIALLEKLTAGWGQTGQGGQDGHTLFLVGDPMQSIYRFRKAEVGLFLAARDTGVGEIVPDFLALTDNFRSQAGVVEWVNTAFARLFPGQDDAERSAIAYARSVAFNPALPGAAVAFHPVWRAEGARPAEPEEDIVLRLVRQAQAEGARSIAVLVRARGHAHAIARRLAGAGVPHRAIDLTPLAQRPVVADLVQLARALAHPGDRLAWLCVLRAPWCGLTLHSLTLLLGHDHDTSVPALLAYAPRLAMLAPQERERAERAAAILLDDGNASGAWPFAAWVERVWRRLGGDLIYADARDTADAEAFLRLLETLAPYRVPDPAALDEALARLYAAPDPKADGVEIMTMHKSKGLQFDVVILPGLHRRGAADRAPLVRFEALRGAAGVRLLMGPIKRLVDAGADPVSRYLGLREARRAAFETDRLLYVAATRARHRLHLVGEVSVGEDGEPRKAAAGTLLGRLWPLLMPLQAPPRLDAAMPAGTAVLRGPPLLRAALADLPPAAAAPLPPRLPGTPDWSQQRLEAQAGIVAHAWLEQLGRMGPAGWDAARLTAALPRIERQLSRAGVAGDELPAAARVVFDTLLATLADERGRWLLTQPAQREWRLFDQDGGQQVIDLALHTGTGWLVVDYKTGLPHPGETPARFAERMLQRHRGQLAGYAAAVAALSGLPAAAALYFPRAGLWLDVPSQE; this comes from the coding sequence GTGAGCCCCCTTCAGCCCAGCGATGCCGCGGCACGGCAGGCGGCACTCGATCCGACGCGCTCCTTCCTGGTGCAGGCTCCGGCGGGGTCGGGCAAGACCGAGCTGCTGACCGACCGCATCCTGGCCTTGCTCGCCACCGTGCAACGGCCGGAGGAAATCGTGGCCATCACCTTCACCCGCAAGGCCGCGGCGGAAATGCATGCACGGGTGATGGCCAAGCTGGTCGCGGCGCAGGGCCCCGAGCCCGCATCGGCCAACGGCCGGCAAAGCTGGCAGCTGGCGCGCGCGGCACTGGCGTGCGATGCGCGCCTGGGCTGGCAGTTGCTGGCGCACCCGGGGCGGCTGGCGATCCAGACCATCGATTCGTTCTGCGCAAGCCTCGTGCGCCGCATGCCTTATCTGTCGCAATTGGGCGGCATGCCCGGCACGGTGGACGATGCCTGGCCCTACTACACTGCCGCGGCCCGCGCCACGCTGGCGTTGGCCGACGATGCAAGCTACGGTGCGCCGGTGCGCGCGTTGCTGGCACATCTGGATGTCAATCTCACCGCCACCGAGCAGCTGCTGGCACAGATGCTCGCCAGCCGGGACCAATGGCTGCCGCTCCTGGGCGGCGCCGAACGGGAGATGCTGGAAGCCAATCTGGCCGCCGTGGTCGGCGAGGCGCTGCAGTCGCTCGCCCGGGCAATGCCGTTGGGATGGCTGCACGAACTGCCCCCGCTGGCGCGGGCTGCCGCGCAATGCCTGGAGCCTGACGCACCCGGCGTGCTCACACCGCTGCTCGACTGGCACGGCCCGCTGCCGGCCACGCCCGAGGCATTGCCGCAGTGGCGGGCGCTGGCGCAACTGCTGTTGACCGCCAGTGGCGGCCTGCGGCGTCAGCTCACCAGGCAGATCGGCTTTCCCGCCCAATGCGCCCACAAGGCGCCGATGCTCGAATGGCTGGGACGCCATCTGCCCGACGCCGACTGGATCGCGCGATTGGCGGAAGTGGCCGAACTGCCACCGGCGCATTACAACGATGCGCAGTGGCGGATCCTGGAGGCACTGCTGTCCACCCTCCGGCTCGCGGCGGCCCAGCTGCAGCTGGCGTTCGCCGCGGCCAGCGAAGTGGATTTCATCGAGATCGCGCAACGTGCGCTGGCAGCATTGGGCGAAGCGGATGACCCGAGCGAGCTGTTGCTGCGGCTCGATGCGCGCATCCGCCACCTGTTGATCGACGAATTCCAGGACACCAGCCAGCCGCAGATCGCCTTGCTGGAAAAACTGACCGCGGGATGGGGGCAGACGGGGCAGGGTGGTCAGGACGGGCACACGCTGTTCCTGGTCGGCGATCCGATGCAATCGATCTACCGCTTCCGCAAGGCCGAAGTGGGGTTGTTCCTGGCCGCGCGGGATACCGGTGTCGGTGAGATCGTGCCGGACTTCCTCGCGCTGACCGACAACTTCCGCTCGCAGGCCGGTGTGGTGGAATGGGTCAACACCGCCTTCGCCCGGCTGTTCCCGGGGCAGGACGACGCCGAACGCAGTGCCATCGCCTACGCCCGTTCGGTGGCATTCAACCCGGCGCTGCCCGGCGCGGCGGTGGCGTTCCACCCAGTGTGGCGCGCCGAAGGGGCACGACCGGCCGAGCCGGAGGAGGACATCGTATTGCGCCTCGTCCGGCAGGCGCAGGCCGAGGGCGCACGCAGCATCGCCGTGCTGGTGCGCGCGCGCGGCCATGCCCATGCCATTGCACGCCGGCTGGCTGGCGCCGGGGTACCGCACCGGGCGATCGACCTGACCCCACTGGCGCAGCGGCCGGTGGTCGCCGATCTGGTGCAACTGGCCCGTGCGCTCGCCCATCCCGGTGATCGGCTGGCCTGGCTATGCGTATTGCGCGCGCCCTGGTGCGGGCTGACGTTGCACAGCCTGACCCTGCTGCTGGGGCACGACCACGACACATCGGTGCCGGCGTTGCTGGCCTACGCACCGCGTCTTGCCATGCTGGCGCCGCAGGAGCGCGAACGCGCCGAGCGCGCCGCCGCGATCCTGCTCGACGACGGCAACGCGTCGGGTGCCTGGCCATTCGCGGCCTGGGTCGAGCGGGTCTGGCGCCGGCTGGGCGGCGATCTGATCTATGCCGACGCGCGCGATACGGCCGACGCCGAAGCATTCCTGCGCCTGCTCGAAACCCTTGCTCCCTACCGCGTACCCGATCCGGCGGCGCTGGATGAGGCGCTGGCGCGGCTGTATGCCGCACCCGATCCCAAGGCGGATGGCGTGGAAATCATGACGATGCACAAGAGCAAGGGGCTGCAGTTCGACGTGGTGATCCTGCCAGGGCTGCACCGCAGGGGAGCGGCCGACCGTGCCCCGCTGGTACGGTTCGAGGCACTGCGCGGCGCGGCCGGCGTGCGCCTTCTGATGGGACCGATCAAGCGGCTGGTGGACGCCGGCGCCGACCCGGTCTCGCGCTACCTGGGCCTGCGCGAAGCACGCCGCGCCGCCTTCGAGACGGACCGCCTGCTGTACGTGGCGGCCACCCGCGCCCGGCACCGGCTGCATCTGGTGGGCGAGGTCAGCGTGGGTGAGGACGGCGAACCGCGCAAGGCTGCCGCCGGTACCCTACTGGGGCGGTTGTGGCCCCTGCTGATGCCGTTGCAGGCACCGCCCCGGCTGGATGCGGCCATGCCCGCCGGCACTGCCGTGCTGCGCGGGCCGCCGCTCTTGCGCGCGGCGCTGGCCGATCTGCCGCCGGCCGCTGCCGCGCCGTTGCCGCCGCGTCTGCCCGGCACGCCGGACTGGTCGCAGCAGCGCCTGGAGGCGCAGGCCGGCATCGTGGCGCATGCCTGGCTGGAGCAGCTCGGACGCATGGGGCCGGCCGGATGGGATGCCGCACGGCTGACCGCCGCGCTGCCGCGCATCGAACGCCAGCTGAGCCGCGCCGGTGTGGCGGGCGACGAATTGCCGGCCGCGGCCCGGGTGGTGTTCGATACGCTGCTGGCGACGCTGGCCGATGAACGCGGACGCTGGCTGCTGACGCAGCCGGCACAGCGGGAGTGGCGCCTGTTCGACCAGGACGGCGGCCAGCAGGTGATTGATCTGGCGCTGCATACCGGAACAGGCTGGCTGGTGGTCGACTACAAGACCGGCCTGCCGCACCCGGGCGAGACCCCGGCGCGCTTCGCCGAACGGATGCTGCAGCGCCACCGCGGCCAATTGGCCGGCTATGCCGCTGCCGTCGCCGCGCTGAGCGGGCTGCCCGCGGCGGCGGCGCTCTATTTTCCGCGTGCCGGCCTGTGGCTGGACGTGCCTTCGCAGGAGTGA
- a CDS encoding TIGR03790 family protein translates to MRKMLCGWLWLAGSALAAPPAYQLGPEQLGVVINAADPLSREIADYYVKRHGVPQQNVVAVTLPADRVWITEAELAQARARVDEAMPAGVQALALTWAKPYRVNCLGITYGFTAGYVPGVCEQTCKPTPLSKYFNSPAVQPHRELGWRPSMMVAAESLPQAKALIDRGAAAWGSHPLAAAYFVRTGDKARDSRAPLFPRAGRAGPLALRPIEAKTLTDRHDVMIYQIGAIRVADLDTLTFVPGALADHLTSTGGQLTDSRQMSSLAWLNAGATASYGTVSEPCSHPQKFPHPQVLLAHYLVGATAVEAYWKSVAWPAQGVFVGDPLAAPYRRTGPLRAAP, encoded by the coding sequence ATGCGCAAGATGCTGTGCGGCTGGCTGTGGCTGGCCGGATCGGCGCTGGCGGCACCGCCCGCCTACCAGTTGGGGCCCGAGCAGCTCGGGGTGGTGATCAATGCCGCCGATCCGCTGTCGCGCGAAATCGCCGACTACTACGTCAAGCGCCACGGCGTGCCGCAGCAGAATGTGGTGGCGGTGACGCTGCCCGCCGACCGGGTGTGGATCACCGAGGCGGAGCTGGCGCAGGCGCGCGCCCGGGTGGACGAGGCCATGCCCGCCGGGGTGCAGGCCTTGGCGCTGACCTGGGCCAAGCCCTACCGCGTCAACTGCCTGGGCATCACCTATGGCTTTACCGCAGGCTACGTGCCGGGCGTGTGCGAGCAGACCTGCAAGCCGACGCCGCTTTCCAAGTATTTCAACAGCCCGGCGGTGCAGCCCCATCGCGAACTCGGATGGCGGCCAAGCATGATGGTGGCGGCCGAATCGCTGCCGCAGGCCAAGGCACTGATCGACCGTGGTGCCGCCGCCTGGGGCAGCCACCCGCTGGCGGCGGCGTACTTCGTGCGTACCGGCGACAAGGCACGCGACAGCCGCGCCCCGCTGTTTCCGCGCGCCGGCCGGGCCGGTCCGCTGGCCCTGCGGCCGATCGAGGCCAAGACGCTGACTGACCGGCATGATGTGATGATCTACCAGATCGGTGCCATCCGGGTCGCCGACCTCGATACCTTGACCTTCGTGCCAGGGGCACTGGCTGACCACCTCACCTCGACCGGCGGGCAACTCACCGACAGCAGACAGATGAGCAGCCTCGCCTGGTTGAACGCTGGCGCGACCGCAAGCTACGGCACCGTCAGCGAACCCTGTTCCCATCCGCAGAAATTCCCGCACCCGCAGGTTTTGCTGGCGCATTACCTGGTCGGTGCGACGGCGGTGGAAGCGTACTGGAAGAGTGTGGCCTGGCCGGCCCAGGGCGTCTTTGTCGGTGATCCGCTCGCGGCACCTTATCGCCGCACCGGCCCACTGCGCGCGGCGCCCTGA
- a CDS encoding sensor histidine kinase, giving the protein MTEPDKSASSLFRRVLRNMALRIGLVALAVTALSYYYSYWRFQEEALAHLGKYIAARSQLESDPFLQAETNTRRLRDEFVRRFALAAQTDPAPEFHRLLQQERDGMWRIRLEQDDFEHQATVALLPSVKLTPDFMREVMVAFHLTSQYGPAFRSRYYDTFIDLNVSDGSIMYLPDLNYARNGSVADFAMNLETELGATPQRNPERKTFWTGIYFDKQAVQWMVSVVTPIDYMGRFIGGAGQDVLLDQLIERTNSVSIPGTYNFIIARNGDLIAHPGRSHQIRDVSGPYNLTQVNDQPLRDLYQAALAASPKQPFVESLDGRSWLGVAEIKGANWLFVSVYPKRLLKEKAAVAASMVLLLGMVALLLELGVMTWTLNHDVSQPLQRLKGAIRALAEGRRSADLDKHRKDELGELARTFDSMAVTIEEHRHNLEGLVETRTQELGVRNLELEAANLRLLQLNEEKNELLTIAAHDLKNPVASIQGMARMIGEKLPEWPAERVEERLQGIVKLSDRMQRILGNLLDINALETGQYQLRAAELQLDPLCSDLVAHWQAQLSEKQQCCICMPSGLAVRADREALWQVLDNLLSNASKYAPHQTAIRIEALTIGERVQIRVSDQGPGIAPHEMQRLFRKFSRLSAVPTGGEHTTGLGLSIVKRLIEAMDGRVGCESVLGHGATFYVELPAAKPA; this is encoded by the coding sequence ATGACTGAGCCAGACAAATCCGCCTCCAGCCTGTTCCGGCGCGTGCTGCGCAACATGGCATTGCGCATCGGCCTGGTGGCGCTGGCCGTCACCGCGCTGTCCTACTACTACAGCTACTGGCGTTTCCAGGAAGAGGCGCTGGCCCACCTCGGCAAGTACATCGCGGCACGCAGCCAGCTGGAGAGCGACCCGTTCCTGCAGGCCGAGACCAATACCCGGCGGTTGCGCGACGAATTCGTGCGCCGCTTCGCGCTGGCGGCCCAGACCGATCCCGCACCCGAGTTCCATCGGCTGCTGCAGCAGGAACGCGACGGCATGTGGCGCATACGGCTGGAGCAGGACGACTTCGAGCACCAGGCCACGGTGGCCTTGCTGCCCTCGGTGAAGCTCACGCCCGATTTCATGCGCGAAGTGATGGTCGCCTTCCATCTGACCAGCCAGTACGGCCCGGCCTTCCGCAGTCGCTATTACGACACCTTCATCGACCTGAATGTCTCGGACGGCAGCATCATGTACCTGCCGGACCTCAACTATGCGCGCAACGGCTCGGTCGCCGATTTCGCGATGAACCTCGAAACCGAGCTGGGTGCCACTCCCCAGCGCAATCCCGAGCGCAAGACCTTCTGGACCGGCATCTATTTCGACAAGCAGGCGGTGCAGTGGATGGTCTCGGTGGTCACGCCGATCGATTACATGGGCCGGTTCATCGGCGGGGCCGGACAGGACGTATTGCTCGACCAACTGATCGAACGCACCAACAGCGTCAGCATCCCGGGCACCTACAACTTCATCATCGCCCGCAACGGCGATCTGATCGCCCATCCGGGCCGCTCGCACCAGATCCGCGATGTGAGCGGGCCTTACAACCTCACCCAGGTCAACGACCAGCCATTGCGCGACCTGTACCAGGCGGCACTGGCCGCGTCGCCCAAGCAGCCCTTTGTCGAATCGCTCGATGGGCGATCCTGGCTGGGCGTGGCGGAAATCAAGGGGGCCAACTGGCTGTTCGTCTCGGTCTACCCCAAGCGCCTCCTGAAGGAGAAGGCGGCCGTCGCCGCCAGCATGGTGCTGCTGCTGGGCATGGTGGCATTGCTGCTGGAACTGGGCGTGATGACCTGGACGCTCAATCATGACGTGTCACAGCCGCTGCAGCGGCTGAAAGGGGCGATCCGTGCGCTGGCCGAAGGCCGGCGCAGCGCCGACCTGGACAAACACCGCAAGGACGAGCTGGGGGAACTGGCCCGCACCTTCGACAGCATGGCGGTCACCATCGAGGAACACCGCCACAATCTGGAAGGGCTGGTCGAGACGCGCACGCAGGAACTGGGCGTGCGCAACCTGGAGCTGGAAGCGGCCAACCTGCGTCTGTTGCAGCTCAATGAGGAGAAGAACGAGCTGCTGACCATCGCGGCGCACGATCTGAAGAACCCGGTGGCCAGCATCCAGGGCATGGCGCGGATGATCGGCGAAAAGCTGCCCGAGTGGCCGGCCGAGCGGGTGGAGGAGCGGCTGCAGGGCATCGTCAAGCTCTCGGACCGCATGCAGCGCATCCTTGGCAACCTGCTCGACATCAACGCGTTGGAAACCGGCCAGTACCAGCTGCGCGCCGCCGAGCTGCAGCTCGATCCGCTATGTTCGGACCTCGTGGCCCATTGGCAGGCGCAGCTGTCCGAAAAGCAGCAGTGCTGCATCTGCATGCCCAGTGGGCTCGCAGTGCGCGCCGACCGCGAAGCGCTGTGGCAGGTGCTGGACAACCTGCTTTCGAATGCGTCCAAGTACGCGCCACATCAGACGGCGATCCGGATCGAGGCGCTGACGATCGGCGAGCGCGTGCAGATCCGCGTGTCCGACCAGGGGCCGGGCATCGCGCCGCACGAGATGCAGCGGCTGTTCCGCAAGTTCAGCCGGCTCTCCGCGGTGCCGACCGGCGGCGAGCATACCACCGGCCTTGGCCTGTCCATCGTCAAGCGGCTGATCGAGGCCATGGACGGGCGGGTCGGCTGTGAGAGCGTGCTCGGGCACGGTGCGACATTCTACGTGGAGCTGCCGGCGGCCAAGCCTGCCTGA
- a CDS encoding thymidylate synthase, whose protein sequence is MRQYLDLLQHVLDHGVRKEDRTGTGTLSVFGYQMRFDLSQGFPLVTTKKVHLKSILYELLWFLRGETNNNWLKERGVSIWDEWAGEDGELGPIYGYQWRSWPTADGRHIDQMAQVLHQLKHNPDSRRIIVSAWNVGQIEDMALPPCHAFFQFYVAPAAPDDADRRGRLSCQLYQRSADIFLGVPFNIASYALLVLMLAQVCDLRPGDFVWTGGDCHIYLNHLEQVRTQLERAPRPLPGMRLNPERRDLFAFEYDDFTLEGYEPWPAIKAPVAV, encoded by the coding sequence GTGCGGCAATACCTCGATCTTCTGCAGCACGTTCTCGATCATGGGGTCAGGAAGGAAGACCGTACCGGCACCGGCACGCTGTCGGTGTTCGGATACCAGATGCGCTTCGACCTGAGCCAGGGGTTTCCGCTGGTGACCACCAAGAAGGTGCACCTGAAGTCCATCCTCTATGAGCTGCTGTGGTTCCTGCGTGGCGAGACCAACAACAACTGGCTCAAGGAACGCGGCGTATCGATCTGGGACGAATGGGCCGGGGAGGATGGCGAGCTGGGTCCGATCTATGGCTACCAGTGGCGCAGCTGGCCGACCGCGGACGGGCGCCATATCGACCAGATGGCGCAGGTGCTGCATCAGCTCAAGCACAATCCAGATTCGCGCCGCATCATCGTCTCCGCCTGGAATGTCGGGCAGATCGAAGACATGGCGCTGCCGCCGTGCCACGCGTTCTTCCAGTTCTACGTGGCGCCGGCCGCCCCGGACGATGCCGACCGGCGCGGCCGCCTGAGTTGCCAGCTCTACCAGCGCAGTGCCGACATCTTCCTCGGGGTGCCGTTCAACATCGCCTCCTATGCCTTGCTGGTGTTGATGCTGGCGCAGGTATGCGATCTGCGGCCCGGTGACTTCGTCTGGACCGGCGGCGACTGCCATATCTATCTCAACCACCTAGAGCAGGTGCGCACCCAACTCGAACGCGCACCACGGCCGCTGCCCGGCATGCGGCTCAACCCTGAGCGGCGCGATCTGTTCGCCTTCGAATACGACGACTTCACGCTGGAAGGCTACGAGCCCTGGCCGGCCATCAAGGCCCCAGTCGCGGTGTAG